Proteins from one Pseudomonas grandcourensis genomic window:
- a CDS encoding NEL-type E3 ubiquitin ligase domain-containing protein: MPNPDKTPDSLANELADKSIHFERVKQAIPYWLKETSIARVDELKADRVILPAPLREATRALQQRLKNDIRLSWTAQNQVDRALSELQDVYGFARPILQQALKDRFGVDDDVEQTWLRLYAPVKTSWWVHDFSGGVTSRTVSLLDAALHNFSLDESFSQDSEFITRPDARGHFGVKHLKHKLSIDQFKSLCRELNIGARYQQHLNDFLLSTNRVASNYLRYTVIRSQKSALNVAAQMALMKKDIDQEAYDVVQSMLDDRSKMQWRGQPVGYYNLSMMDTRLVGIVLIAPDVYTSTSTVPVLAYVPHDPEHPLKLYPSTLDFMAQLTRQLRDGASSKSYQQYFSQFVPHQQRGQFFAGLNDRLSTITWQQAPPGSNLPSWRETPVANPDLKFSLSSVRTDRETVFKNDLWGYYYRQKLNKILNDGREIAISTEYADRMARWAWWDNLEKMLSDILNVALLVATPLVPGLGELMLAYTAWQLTDEVVEGIVDLAEGHFAEAAEQTISVLESVVQLGAFAAGGAIGNVARAKLSPFFESLKPVQLANGETRLWNPDLSPYQRTDVVLPADARPDRQGFHQHRGRRILRLNNQHFEVLDDPVSGQQRIRHPQRFDAYAPTLRHNGQGAWICETENPREWEGTTLMRRLGHTTDAFSDTQLEQIRQISGTEEAELRKMHIEHAPPPPLLTDTLQRLGAPVNPPAVLSPEITLLFSDFPDLPARIVENIMAGATPSELQHIERKLRLPLRLKTQARELQFEVQSVRAAQGLYLDALSNIDTERLALGALRFNTDMFGDLRIEIRQGTLDGELRCSAGPEDATQVRVLIRDNSGKYQVRDASNQPIHNADVFFEALLHAMGNEGKKALGYKPGDARFFRQWVIAKSAPPSERRTVLATPPIRPVVEHETMLLVRGGSLSKEGKTLHERIQDLHPHFSEAEVEVFAQALNTRGEPLRAMDEQEKDLAELREILNHWERQQPYSSVSDNRGFLGGGGRHIVERLIDCYERKNTVLGTRTDPYSYSLDLSRELIPLDLETWWSKRPKLKKYLDKVTVLKLDNTRFSSELYGVLKDFPNLRELNANHCELTRLPDSIGAMHRLECLRMSSNAITLDPPAVEKLRNLTYLETLELDDNPLTLLPDIGRMPRLNTVGLRNTGITAWPTGTFTRRRPQEFVLDMRGNPINLIPEVIHQSPNAWVVGQTRLDIENLSVSDRLRFNQIRQWLGLPNEIGASPVIDMPPTISIWTGAPDVRPERIQHWEELKHEPDSGPFLSFVNGAEGFADYRAGGESRTQLLDRLWRMLDAVYIDTQLREKLFTMAKDPVRCADAGAQLFNNMGIEVLAFEAHAYSTDPEILENKLVMLAKGSARLELVNDIARADLSSREGNPDEVEVYLAYQTGLAERLGLPWQSESMLYRPVSGVTDDMIDNAYDTVLSMEKDDGLVNRMLELDFWERFLRETYPSQFEENKQLYLSKSERIDTLLSTQLEWVYSTQLTKIQRMGLRNKLIELMNDFSIQEDVVFSGIPISEDIYNRLLINLGDEEKELARRLTREAMTRANI, translated from the coding sequence ATGCCCAACCCCGATAAAACTCCAGACTCACTCGCCAATGAGCTGGCCGATAAAAGTATCCATTTTGAACGGGTCAAACAGGCTATCCCTTACTGGCTGAAAGAGACTTCCATCGCTCGTGTCGATGAACTGAAAGCCGACCGGGTGATCCTTCCAGCCCCGCTACGGGAAGCCACCCGGGCGCTGCAGCAACGACTGAAGAATGACATCAGGCTCAGCTGGACTGCGCAAAACCAGGTAGATCGCGCACTGAGCGAACTGCAGGATGTCTACGGGTTTGCCCGGCCCATCCTGCAACAGGCGCTGAAGGACCGCTTCGGCGTCGACGACGATGTCGAGCAGACCTGGCTGCGATTGTATGCACCGGTGAAAACATCCTGGTGGGTGCATGACTTTTCAGGCGGAGTCACCAGCCGAACCGTCTCGCTGCTGGACGCCGCCCTGCATAACTTTTCGCTCGACGAGTCATTTAGCCAAGACTCCGAGTTCATCACCCGCCCCGACGCTCGCGGGCATTTCGGGGTCAAACACCTCAAGCACAAGCTGAGCATCGATCAGTTCAAATCACTGTGCCGCGAACTGAACATCGGTGCCAGATACCAACAGCATCTGAACGATTTTTTGCTGTCGACCAACAGAGTGGCGAGCAATTACCTGCGTTACACCGTCATTCGCAGTCAGAAAAGCGCGTTGAACGTTGCGGCACAAATGGCCCTGATGAAAAAGGACATCGACCAGGAGGCCTATGACGTCGTGCAAAGCATGCTCGACGATCGCTCAAAAATGCAATGGCGCGGGCAGCCCGTCGGCTATTACAACCTGTCGATGATGGACACGCGGCTGGTTGGGATTGTGCTGATCGCCCCTGATGTATACACCTCCACAAGTACCGTCCCGGTCCTGGCGTATGTTCCCCATGACCCGGAGCACCCGCTCAAGCTGTACCCGTCGACGCTCGATTTCATGGCGCAACTGACACGCCAGCTGCGCGATGGCGCCTCCAGCAAAAGTTATCAACAGTACTTCAGCCAGTTCGTGCCCCATCAGCAACGCGGACAGTTCTTTGCCGGACTGAATGACCGCCTGAGCACAATCACCTGGCAGCAGGCTCCACCTGGTTCCAACTTGCCCAGTTGGCGCGAAACACCCGTGGCCAACCCCGACTTGAAGTTCAGCCTGTCGAGCGTCAGGACCGACCGAGAGACTGTGTTCAAGAATGATCTTTGGGGCTACTACTACCGCCAGAAGCTCAACAAGATTCTCAACGACGGGCGGGAAATCGCGATTTCCACCGAGTACGCCGACCGCATGGCGCGTTGGGCGTGGTGGGATAACCTGGAAAAAATGCTGTCGGACATTCTCAACGTCGCGCTGCTGGTGGCCACGCCGCTTGTCCCCGGTCTGGGCGAACTGATGCTGGCCTACACCGCCTGGCAACTGACCGATGAAGTGGTCGAGGGTATCGTCGACCTGGCCGAAGGTCATTTTGCCGAGGCGGCAGAACAGACCATCAGCGTGCTGGAAAGCGTCGTCCAGTTGGGCGCATTTGCGGCAGGCGGCGCAATCGGCAATGTCGCGCGAGCAAAGCTCTCGCCGTTCTTCGAAAGTCTGAAACCGGTGCAGTTGGCAAACGGTGAGACACGGCTGTGGAACCCTGACCTCAGCCCTTATCAACGAACCGACGTGGTTTTGCCGGCGGATGCACGGCCTGATCGACAGGGTTTTCACCAGCATCGCGGCCGGCGAATTTTGCGCCTGAACAATCAACACTTCGAAGTGCTGGACGACCCCGTTTCCGGGCAACAGCGCATTCGCCATCCGCAGCGATTCGATGCCTATGCGCCGACCCTGCGACACAACGGCCAGGGTGCCTGGATCTGCGAAACGGAGAACCCGCGCGAGTGGGAAGGCACGACCCTGATGCGTCGCCTGGGCCATACGACCGATGCCTTCAGCGACACACAACTGGAGCAGATCCGTCAGATCAGCGGTACTGAAGAGGCCGAACTGCGCAAGATGCACATCGAGCACGCCCCGCCGCCGCCTTTGCTGACCGATACCCTGCAGCGCCTGGGGGCACCGGTGAATCCACCTGCCGTGTTATCTCCCGAGATCACCCTACTGTTCAGCGACTTCCCCGATCTGCCTGCCCGAATTGTGGAAAACATCATGGCGGGCGCAACCCCCTCGGAGCTTCAACATATTGAGCGAAAGCTTCGACTCCCCTTGCGTCTCAAAACCCAGGCACGAGAGCTCCAGTTCGAAGTGCAATCGGTCCGTGCAGCCCAAGGTCTGTACCTCGACGCACTGAGCAATATCGACACCGAACGCTTGGCATTGGGAGCGTTGCGATTCAATACAGATATGTTTGGCGACCTGCGCATAGAAATCCGTCAGGGAACACTCGATGGCGAACTTCGTTGCAGTGCCGGGCCCGAGGACGCAACGCAGGTTCGGGTACTGATTCGAGACAATTCGGGGAAGTATCAGGTGCGCGATGCCTCGAATCAGCCTATCCACAATGCTGATGTCTTTTTTGAAGCACTGCTGCATGCCATGGGGAACGAAGGTAAAAAAGCGTTGGGGTACAAACCGGGCGATGCCAGGTTTTTCAGGCAGTGGGTCATTGCCAAGTCAGCGCCGCCTAGCGAACGCAGAACTGTTCTCGCCACGCCCCCCATCCGACCGGTTGTCGAGCATGAAACGATGCTGTTGGTTCGTGGTGGTAGCCTCAGTAAGGAAGGAAAAACACTGCACGAACGAATTCAGGATCTTCATCCGCACTTCAGTGAAGCCGAGGTTGAGGTATTTGCTCAGGCCTTGAACACCAGAGGTGAGCCGCTCAGGGCGATGGACGAGCAAGAAAAGGATCTCGCAGAGTTGCGGGAAATACTCAATCACTGGGAGCGCCAGCAACCTTACAGTTCGGTTTCGGACAACCGCGGGTTCCTTGGCGGTGGTGGAAGGCACATAGTCGAACGGCTCATCGACTGTTACGAGCGGAAAAATACCGTGCTCGGTACCCGCACCGATCCGTACTCCTACTCTCTCGATCTCTCTAGAGAGTTAATACCACTGGATCTGGAAACCTGGTGGTCAAAACGTCCAAAATTAAAAAAGTATCTCGACAAAGTCACCGTGCTTAAACTCGATAACACAAGGTTTTCCAGCGAGTTATACGGGGTGCTGAAGGACTTTCCAAACCTGCGGGAGCTCAATGCCAACCACTGCGAACTGACTCGCCTGCCAGATAGCATCGGTGCCATGCATCGCCTGGAATGTCTGCGAATGAGTTCAAACGCTATTACCTTGGACCCTCCCGCTGTCGAGAAACTGAGGAATCTGACTTATCTGGAAACTCTGGAACTGGATGACAATCCACTAACCCTGCTGCCGGATATTGGGCGCATGCCCCGGCTGAACACTGTCGGTTTGAGGAACACCGGTATTACTGCTTGGCCCACTGGCACGTTTACCAGACGCAGACCTCAGGAGTTTGTTTTGGACATGCGTGGCAATCCTATCAATCTAATACCAGAAGTGATTCATCAATCGCCAAATGCATGGGTGGTAGGTCAAACACGTCTCGATATCGAGAACTTATCGGTTTCAGACCGCCTCAGGTTTAATCAGATACGTCAGTGGTTAGGTCTTCCCAATGAGATAGGTGCATCGCCTGTTATCGATATGCCGCCGACCATATCGATATGGACCGGTGCTCCCGACGTGAGACCTGAACGCATCCAACATTGGGAGGAGCTGAAACACGAGCCCGACTCAGGACCTTTTTTGTCTTTCGTTAACGGGGCAGAGGGTTTTGCTGATTATCGTGCTGGAGGCGAATCTCGGACACAGCTACTGGATCGCCTGTGGCGCATGCTTGATGCCGTCTACATCGACACCCAGCTTAGGGAAAAGCTATTCACAATGGCAAAGGATCCAGTGAGATGTGCTGATGCAGGTGCGCAGTTATTCAACAATATGGGGATTGAGGTACTCGCCTTTGAGGCGCACGCCTACTCTACTGATCCAGAGATACTTGAAAATAAATTAGTGATGCTAGCCAAAGGTTCCGCGCGACTGGAACTGGTAAACGATATCGCCCGGGCCGATTTGAGTAGCCGTGAAGGCAACCCTGACGAAGTGGAAGTCTACCTGGCTTATCAGACGGGCTTGGCTGAACGTTTGGGCCTGCCTTGGCAATCCGAATCCATGCTTTACCGGCCGGTGTCCGGCGTCACCGATGACATGATCGATAACGCGTACGACACGGTGCTATCCATGGAAAAGGATGACGGCCTGGTTAACAGAATGCTTGAGCTGGACTTCTGGGAGCGCTTTCTTCGTGAAACATACCCCTCGCAGTTCGAAGAAAACAAACAGCTCTATCTGAGTAAATCAGAGCGGATCGATACGTTACTAAGCACCCAGCTTGAGTGGGTCTATTCGACGCAATTGACGAAAATCCAACGCATGGGCTTGCGAAACAAACTAATAGAACTCATGAACGATTTTTCGATTCAGGAAGATGTAGTGTTTTCCGGAATTCCAATAAGTGAGGACATCTATAATCGGCTGCTCATCAACTTGGGAGACGAAGAAAAAGAACTAGCAAGACGTTTGACTCGAGAAGCCATGACAAGAGCCAACATTTAA